Proteins from a genomic interval of Candidatus Hydrogenedentota bacterium:
- a CDS encoding class I SAM-dependent methyltransferase codes for RAYAEEYARADHWQMGANRRNEAVRGQSQAVVDALLAHNVRGKVLDVGAGWGTVLDQMRERGIDCEGVEPSREMRAYCVSQGHLVHECELENLEARQRYAALTFSSVFEHLVAHDACLQAARTLLRPGGLLISLQPTALFPTFAATVVRLGIRRLPLPQLHHVLCPPWHTVLFSISGMRALLARHGFTLLSVSIAPQQRDTGWTRLAQAALERVNRAGWRMAGTRWPLAVGHIFVFKKNGTAPAETAGQGQEGA; via the coding sequence CGCGCCTACGCGGAGGAGTACGCGCGGGCCGACCACTGGCAGATGGGGGCGAATCGGCGCAACGAAGCCGTGCGCGGACAGTCTCAAGCGGTCGTCGACGCGTTGCTGGCCCACAACGTTCGCGGCAAGGTGCTGGACGTCGGGGCGGGCTGGGGAACGGTGCTTGACCAGATGCGCGAACGCGGCATTGATTGCGAAGGCGTTGAGCCTTCCCGCGAAATGCGGGCGTACTGCGTCTCGCAGGGGCATCTCGTCCACGAATGCGAGTTGGAAAACCTCGAAGCGCGCCAACGGTACGCCGCCCTCACCTTTTCTTCCGTCTTCGAACATCTGGTGGCGCACGATGCGTGTCTGCAAGCCGCACGGACGCTGCTTCGGCCCGGCGGGCTGCTAATCAGCCTGCAACCCACGGCGCTGTTTCCCACGTTCGCAGCGACAGTCGTGCGTCTGGGCATCCGGCGCCTGCCTTTGCCGCAATTGCATCATGTCCTGTGTCCGCCATGGCACACGGTCCTGTTCTCGATTAGCGGCATGCGCGCGCTGCTGGCCCGCCACGGGTTTACGCTGCTTTCGGTGAGCATCGCGCCCCAACAACGCGACACCGGCTGGACGCGTCTCGCGCAGGCGGCACTGGAACGCGTCAACCGGGCCGGATGGCGCATGGCGGGAACGCGCTGGCCGCTTGCCGTCGGCCATATCTTTGTCTTCAAGAAAAACGGAACCGCCCCGGCGGAGACCGCAGGGCAAGGTCAGGAAGGTGCGTGA
- a CDS encoding DUF2007 domain-containing protein produces MIFDADGRPMVSVHTCWNDAEAEIVIGLLRAHEIEARANSEIPHTILPLTTDGLGEIHVLVREEDAAIAREVLQRQAETEPPDLASSEEA; encoded by the coding sequence ATGATTTTCGATGCTGATGGACGTCCGATGGTCTCTGTGCACACCTGCTGGAACGATGCGGAAGCGGAAATCGTGATCGGCCTTCTCCGCGCCCACGAAATTGAAGCCCGCGCCAACTCAGAAATCCCCCACACCATATTGCCGTTGACAACAGACGGTCTCGGCGAGATACACGTGCTGGTCCGGGAGGAAGACGCCGCTATTGCGCGCGAAGTGCTGCAGCGCCAAGCAGAAACGGAACCGCCAGACCTCGCCTCGTCCGAAGAGGCATGA
- a CDS encoding helix-hairpin-helix domain-containing protein codes for MIEQKFVELIAEEVGARPEQIAAAVQLLDRGATVPFVAHYRKDVTGNLDEHALSRIEERNVEYTALMNRRNAILQNIEKLQPVTDDLRERIMACHSARVLEDLYLPYRRRRRTRASVAIEQRLGPLADYVWAQELGMQSVESFASQFIDPSKSISSAEEALDGARAILTEKIAQDAETRVFVRDYMLREGKMTTAATKNAAGQKTKFEAFYHFSEPLMSIPSHRLLAAFRGVKLGYLRLDLAVDDERLLEALLGRFLKITGTPFEEHIRSATEDAYRRYLRPELEKEILEWSREQAEEDTLRVFQENARNLLLAPPAGPIPVIGIEPDAQGAVVAVAVDEAGAFQEQAVLHLQAEPDAAADALLAMMEKYGIRAVAVGNAPAARDTMRFVDGLLKRDRQRRAFAVYVSESGAAVYAASKLAREEFPQLETAGRAAVSVARRLQDPLSELVKIEPRNIGVGQYQHEISQRRLRDGLSRTLVSCVNRVGANVNTASVHELRYVSGIQMGTAQNIVAHREKIGGFKNRTQLLEVDGIGPKTFEQCAGFLRIRDGEQPLDATAIHPEAYPVVEKIAQSLGVEVAALIGNREVLETLDLAPFSVDVVGPIALADIRVALMRPGRDPRRRFRPPHFIENVYSVEDLQEGMEAEGIVTNVTDFGAFVDIGIQQDGLVHLSELANRFVRDPRQVVKVGDIVRVKVIKVDRDQPRISLSIRAAAAPPRHKRPARRDRPPETAAAAPAQEGAPAQREAAPRRRREREPQQERGEERRPERPREGREGGRGRAAPPRRDRRPRGDRQDGYEARRMGTKQGAPTEVKYSDGPDRGLNTLLAEQLAELKKKMGAS; via the coding sequence ATGAACCGCCGCAACGCCATCCTGCAGAACATCGAGAAGCTGCAGCCCGTAACGGATGACCTGCGCGAACGTATCATGGCGTGTCACAGCGCCCGGGTGCTGGAAGACCTGTACCTGCCGTACCGCAGACGGCGCAGGACACGTGCCAGCGTGGCCATCGAACAGCGGCTGGGCCCTCTTGCTGATTATGTCTGGGCGCAGGAACTCGGCATGCAGAGCGTCGAATCCTTCGCGAGCCAGTTCATCGACCCGTCGAAGTCCATCAGTTCGGCTGAAGAGGCCTTGGACGGCGCGCGCGCCATCCTGACGGAAAAGATCGCCCAGGACGCGGAGACGCGCGTTTTCGTGCGCGACTATATGCTCCGCGAAGGGAAAATGACGACCGCGGCGACGAAGAACGCAGCCGGGCAGAAGACGAAATTCGAAGCGTTCTACCATTTCTCGGAACCACTGATGAGCATTCCGTCGCACCGGCTGCTGGCGGCCTTTCGCGGCGTGAAGCTGGGTTATCTGCGTCTCGACCTGGCGGTGGACGACGAAAGACTGCTCGAAGCGCTGCTGGGACGATTCCTCAAAATCACGGGCACGCCTTTCGAGGAGCACATCCGCAGCGCCACGGAAGACGCTTACCGCCGTTATCTGCGCCCCGAGTTGGAGAAGGAAATCCTGGAGTGGTCGCGCGAGCAGGCGGAAGAAGACACCCTGCGCGTATTTCAGGAGAATGCGCGGAACCTGCTGCTTGCGCCGCCCGCGGGGCCGATTCCCGTGATCGGCATCGAGCCGGATGCGCAAGGCGCTGTCGTGGCCGTGGCCGTCGATGAAGCCGGTGCATTTCAGGAACAGGCGGTCCTGCATCTTCAGGCCGAGCCGGACGCCGCGGCAGACGCGTTGCTTGCCATGATGGAGAAATATGGCATTCGCGCGGTGGCCGTGGGCAACGCGCCCGCGGCACGCGATACGATGCGGTTTGTGGACGGCTTGCTCAAGCGGGACCGGCAGCGGCGGGCGTTCGCGGTGTACGTGAGCGAATCGGGCGCCGCAGTCTATGCCGCGTCGAAGCTGGCGCGGGAGGAATTCCCGCAACTGGAGACAGCCGGCAGGGCCGCGGTTTCCGTGGCGCGGCGGCTCCAGGACCCGTTGAGCGAACTGGTGAAGATCGAGCCGCGCAATATCGGCGTGGGCCAGTACCAGCATGAGATTTCGCAACGGCGGCTGCGCGATGGCTTGTCGCGGACGCTCGTGTCGTGCGTGAACCGCGTCGGCGCAAACGTCAACACGGCGTCGGTTCACGAATTGCGCTACGTCAGCGGCATACAGATGGGCACCGCGCAGAATATTGTGGCGCACCGTGAAAAGATCGGCGGATTCAAGAACCGGACGCAGTTGCTGGAAGTCGATGGTATCGGCCCGAAGACCTTCGAGCAGTGCGCGGGGTTCTTGCGCATCCGCGACGGCGAGCAGCCGCTGGATGCGACCGCCATTCATCCCGAGGCCTATCCGGTTGTCGAAAAAATTGCGCAGAGCCTTGGCGTGGAGGTGGCCGCGCTCATTGGAAATCGGGAAGTTCTGGAGACGCTGGACCTCGCGCCTTTCTCCGTAGACGTGGTCGGACCGATAGCTCTGGCCGATATCCGGGTCGCGCTGATGCGGCCGGGGCGCGACCCGCGCCGCCGGTTCCGTCCGCCGCACTTCATCGAGAACGTCTATTCCGTCGAGGATTTGCAGGAGGGAATGGAGGCTGAGGGGATTGTAACGAACGTGACCGATTTCGGCGCGTTCGTCGACATCGGCATTCAGCAGGACGGGCTGGTGCACCTGTCCGAGTTGGCCAACCGCTTTGTCCGCGACCCGCGGCAGGTAGTGAAGGTCGGCGACATCGTGCGGGTGAAAGTCATCAAGGTTGACCGCGACCAGCCGCGCATTTCGTTGTCGATTCGGGCCGCGGCCGCGCCGCCGCGGCACAAGCGGCCAGCGCGGCGGGACCGGCCGCCTGAAACAGCGGCGGCCGCCCCTGCGCAGGAAGGCGCTCCGGCCCAGCGCGAGGCCGCGCCACGACGAAGACGGGAACGGGAGCCGCAGCAGGAACGCGGGGAAGAACGCCGGCCTGAACGGCCCAGAGAAGGCCGGGAAGGCGGGCGCGGGCGCGCCGCGCCGCCGCGGCGGGACCGGCGGCCGCGCGGTGACCGGCAGGACGGTTACGAAGCGCGCCGGATGGGCACGAAACAGGGCGCGCCGACGGAAGTCAAGTACAGCGACGGCCCGGACCGGGGGCTCAATACACTGTTGGCGGAGCAGCTAGCCGAATTGAAGAAGAAGATGGGCGCTTCCTGA